The Rhipicephalus sanguineus isolate Rsan-2018 chromosome 10, BIME_Rsan_1.4, whole genome shotgun sequence genome segment TTCTGCCCATGTACTTGAAAATGTTCTCCCACGGCAGGGTTGCCGCCAATTATGCGCcttatgacgtcagtctagagtgtGCTCTTATTGGCACAGGgttgtgtgcatccacctttgaggtAGAAATGCTTTTAACTGTAATGTAGTAGTTTTCATTAAACTGGACTTTAAGTTTTATTTCTTGAAATCTGTATAACAATTACTACATTACAGTTTATAgaatacaaataacgtcccctgtacTTCCATTGGCTTCATTAAttgtgttttggttttcgttaaggttgtgtgtaacaaaaaagaaaaacgagcccttaaattcccctctCATTGTGTAAGTCATAGCAGTGTGCTTGTTATATGGCCCCCTTTTCAAATCACTTGGTACAGGTGAAGCTGATTTCCTGTAAGGACCAAGTGGCCCAATTTGAATTGCAACTTGAAAAGCCACACTGCAACCTGAACAACTCACTCCATGGGGGCATGGCCACCGTCCTGATTGACCTGTATACCTGCGCACTACTGAAGACGGCCTATGAGAAAAACGTGCTGTTCTCCACCACCGAACTGAAGGCAAGGTGAGCCCCTTGCACATTACAGGCACTGTGGCTAAGACCGACTCACACACTGCTGCATGCAGGCACAGGCACTTGATGGCACATGTGGCCTTATGGTACGGCTGCTCATTGTTTTAAACTGAACGCACGAGTGTCGATCGCCCAGCCGATAAGCGCCATACGATGGAGCACAGCGACAAAATGAATGAGAATTCGCCTGTGCATGCGGTGAGCAGTCCTGTGCAGCTATCTACTGCTAGGCTGTTCCGACAACCGGACAGCACTCCCGCTTCTTTTGAGCCCTGTTATCgtcatccttttttcttttcttaatgcTGCCATCAagttaaaggggtgctgacacaaaaattttggcctcgcgtttttttgctgcaatgtgttgctgggggcctgttagtcataacacggccaattgtttgctgcagcgaatgacagataattaattacaggctgcTCGTTAccaaccagtgtcagtttcggtttcaaaaacgacaagcctccgggtgcaactatcaccacctagcgggttcAGCGCtggatcacgtcagcacacagaactgtgacgcacttccgcgtggttcgcgagcagccaccgagtagtaggctgctggagccaacgtggcaaaaaaacatggcggctatgacgtcatcataacttgctgCAGCGTGGTCacatgagggaagtagggggtccccaagggtcccctttgagggtgtcagtagcgcgaggatgttgatcgctcatgcaaacttcaaaattcattgaAAATAActcccaagctatattcgctgttggtattttgcagatgatatacgcacattcaccggaatcgatcccgcatgctatctcggccgcgaaatattgtgtcagtacccctttataAGGAAAAGGTCAAGCGATTGCGCTTGAGATGGATGGTATGCCTTAGGGTACATGCGGCTGGTCGCTACTGTGCCCTGACACAAATTGCTACAGCGCGGAACTAACTTTGATCCGAGCCAGAGAAAGTGTGTCCGAGACGAACATGCCGGCACTTGCCCGTTGCTCAGGTAAGGAAACAAGTCAGCACGTCTTCTACTGTGAACAAGCAAGACTGAGGGACCGCTTTGCCTGTGGCCACAGGTGACGTCAACAATGGAAACTGCAGGAGCCTCATGACTGGAACACCACCAGATCTCGGTTGCGCTCGAAGGTCGAAAATGAGAGCACTTCAAGCTGGAGCGGGGTGCTCTAAAGGAGCCACCTGAACGCGTTCATAGCACCCCGTTTCGCTTCGCGTGAATGTAGGAGAAATTGAGAGTTGAAGCAGACAACTTTAGACCGAGACTAGAATAGCAAAGATTAATTACTTTTTGGGTTTCTTTGACATCACAGACCTGTATGCTTTTCATTTATATTAgctaaatattattattaatactgtGACTCAAAATGTTCTTTCAATCAAGAAACCAGCCAATAAATGTTGGGCCTGCTTGCTTTGTAGCTTGTTACGACATTGCGAAGAAAAGAGCAGTGTTTTCTGGCTGTTTTGACACAAGGTTGTATTTTCCCTGCCGCATGCACTGCAATAAGCATTCAACCCGCACCTTCACAGGAGCCTTGTCTACAAAATGACAATGCAAAGTGCTTAACCGACCCTTTAaagggagatgcgggtcgaaaaacacgagttttctaaaaaattatcgattttttgttttcgcctgttttgttaagattagtacctctactgttctgaaaaaaaatatcaatgtcgagactcaactggaaatgctttaaaattgcgtctaaagagcacaaggtggctgtgaaaaggccgaaagtgtgtcatcttcgagcaccttgccgctgataatgcgccgccgctcaccattgtcgaccgcatgaggcgaagagccgagcctcactcttcaaataacaacggtttcccgcgctgctgcagcgcaagaaataataaagagaagcacgcttttgccgccttcttcgagcgccgcgactggctttaaatcacgtggtacggatcgggagccgccattggccgctgcgcgcctgtgtgtgctgtgaagcctacttgcaggatccgtgtctcgtcgagcagcgcagctgaacaacgcttttctcgagtgcttatccgttattgatgaagaaagccgtaggaagcgcggtcaccggcctgtgaagtttcacgcgacgcacaaattgtgaggacgccggcgcaaatcaaagccgaacactcaaaccacgaaaagatcgtctgctgccgcaaggcgtagtggcagtgacgccgatgcgtccgacgagtttaccgcggcattcgaatatgtgagtgcctcccagaaaaagatcggactcttcgaagacgaagaaaaatcgcagGATGATGAGTCTttgttgattgctgatatgacagcactgaacatgttggtttaatcgagggcactccagttttgaacgtgttctggaagagcttggcgtgctcccgtctcatgatctggttgctcttggctcatcacgggacagcacacgccagaaaaaaatgtctcaaaaactaacaggagaagcaagggcccgTCAGCGTgcactgaagaaaaaatctcttgtcgaggagtcagctcgaaagagccgtgagggccaaacctatggtgctggcgcattttaatggcagtggccactacaaggaggattgttctttcttgtgtacaaattccgttgcattcaatgacatctttgataaataaacatgcaattttgactttaaaactcgtttttctcaaaacacaaattttgccatttttgtcaatgtgcccctcctttttcgggtacttctggtgctcagatctgcatgaaatttttcccaaagtttttccaaagtacgagaaatgcaattatcttgtttaagtttcgatattcttattataaaataaaaaaaagttatgtaaacttttactagggtaggagaaatatgaacttccaacgttaaaatttttcacgtctagtacatattttgtatggacttcctaattagttatttgcattccgcactttatttgaaacattatgaactatcaattgtaaaaaattattgaagtttaggtctgaaaagagggggggcaaaatgcttcagtttttcactttgtcatgttgcagaactaaaagtatgcagcttgcaagaaaactaattatatatttgaaatcagcataaaaagttctataagcagctcaagtttcattgctctagggtgaatattaaagaaaaagtgtcttcgagtagcatctccccttaataaCACAAATAGCTTACTTAAATATATTAGGCAATTTGCTTGTGTCAGCAGCCAATGTTCGTAGAAACATGCATAAACGCATGTTTCTTTTCTGTCAGACAATTGACCATGCGGAGTCACTGAGGCGAGAGAAACCTGATCAAGTTATGCCAAACCTGGTCAGTGTGTAAGCAGCGAATCAAAACAGAAGAGAAGTCACCAATGATTACGATACACACATATGTGAAATTGGAGCTTTGCAGGAGTCTTGCGTGATCGGCACTGAGCTTCTGCCTGGGCAATTAATTCctttagcagcagcagcagactaAGCACTTTCACTGGTTGCATTGCTCATTGTTCAGAAATAAAGTGTGAACACGGGAACGCACGGCTTGCATGGTTCCCGTTGGTAATTGACAGCTTGCGAAATAGTTACCGTGCATGCGCGAGCAGGTTTGTTTTTAATGCGGATAGCCTCGATCACAGACTAGCAGGCAAACTATTTTTTTTCCATTCTCCTCTAAtcccttcctttcctttctttcgttcctcgCGTTCTCTTTGTACAGGGGAGAACTTACAATAAGGCCTGTCATTCCTGCAGTGTGTTTTGAAAAGCCTTTGCGGTGCTCCGCATTATCGCTGGAAGCGGAGGGGTGAATGTGCTTAGAGCTAGGAAAGCAGTCTGGGAACGAGAGGTTCTGTGTGGAAAACATTCTTGCGGTAAAGCCGACTTACTGGTGTTTTCAAAGTGCACGCAACGGGGTGTCAACTGCAGAATGGAAACGTCACATGGGACCAGCATGACACAACGAAAAGGGGAAAGTAGTGTGGTCTTTGCGTTCTGTGACGTGCAGTATCGCGCACTTTTATTTGCTTGTCCTGCATTTCGGCCCTTCCTAGAACATCGACAAGTTACTGTTCTTGTTgcagtacagcaatacgctggCCAATGTTAGAAGAAGGAAGGGAACCATGATGATTGTACCATGGTTCCCTTCCTCCTTCTAACATTGgccagcgtattgctgtagttctccaCTCTGTTCCCTCCATGAGCCGTTTCTGACATGATCTGCATTGATGGGCGGCATTTCAATTGGTGATAGAACGCCCCAACGGAAGGCCCATCCCATAAACAGCTGAAACGCATCGGGAATGGCGCGCGTTTGGcattcagtttttttctttctcagaatTTTCCCGACGCGTACAATGCTCCATGTCAGCTTCACATGCTGTCCAGAGGGGGCCTTTATTCCAATGTCACGAAATCTTTTGCAAAAGCTTCCATTGGGAGTACTACAGTTAGAACTCAGGCATATAGTTCAGATATGGCCATGTGCAAGTATTGGTGATTTAGCCTAGTGTTTATGACGCTCGGTTTCTGAGCACTGGGACCTAGGTTCAAAGCCTCACCACCGACAACAGTTTTCCTTATCAGCTTATTTCATTTTACCGTTGTACGCATATTTTTGCTATGCTCTGCGTTCACTCACTTTCAACCTCGCTTGCGCGAATCATTCTCTCGGTCAAACACCATATTGATGCGAAACCCACGAGTGAGGGCTTCACAGCTGTGCTTTAAAAAGCAAAGGCATCAAGGCCGTTGGTATGAATAAGTTGTTGCACAAGACAGGGAGCAGTTTCAGTGTTCGCTCCAGAAGTCTCCCAACACTAGGTAGGTACTTCAGGTTTCCAGTTTCAAGATCACCATCAGGCTgactacgccctgtagggcaaaggcctctcccatgtttcaccAATTGACTCAGTCCGGCACTTGCTGCAGCCATGTTCCACAAACTTCtcgatctcatctgcccaccacATTTTCTGTCTCTCCTCGcatgtttgccttctcttgaacCCAGTCTGTTAgtcttaatgaccagtggttatcttgcctacgcgctacatgccctgcccatgtccattccTTCGTGATTTGAActgagatgtccttaacacccgtttgttcccaaCCCACTCTGCTCTCATCTTGTTCCTTAAggttatcattttcctttccattgcttgcTGCATTGTCCTcggtttaagttgaaccctctttgtaatctccaggtttctgctccgtaggtcagtgctggtaagatgcagctgttatatatgtTACTCTTGGGGGATAGTGGTAAAGTGCCTTTACAACAAGGACAGTCGATGATGTAACCGAGCCGCTATGGAAACTTGGTGGCTGCAGCATTGCACTGCTGGCCATGATGCCATGGTTTCAAACCTCACCACCGCTTTTGGATTCCAGCGGGGGTGGAATGTAAAGATGCTCGTGTTTGATGCACTGAATGCACCAACAGTCCCAGCTTGTCAATATTTTAACCTGGAATCCCCTGCTTTGGCATACCTCTTGATCagattgaacgaaagaaggggtattttaagggcccgttttgctttgttagacaaaaccttaataaaaaccaacagacagtgaagccaaggaagccaaggaaggtatagggaatgttatttgtagccTTTCAACCGTATTGTAgcacaaatgtgaagaaattgaagtggacTAAAAAGCAACTTTCCACCAGCAGAAACCGAACCTGTAACCTTTGGATAATGCATCCGctgctctactaattgagctacAACGGTGATCGTCCTCCCGTCTacattattgtgtatttctctgCATGCAAACAggagagtgttagtcagcgttgCGCATAGTCCTGACTAGATTCGATCATATTCTTGATCAGAAAGCCGTAATCTTGATCAGATTGCAGTTTTAGCACGGAAAACCCCATAATTATTTTTTATGGCTTAATGTCAAAAGTGGGGACCAACTACATCATCGCATTGTCTTTATTGCGCTACGTTATGAATAATTGTGAGTGCCATCTGAATTATAAAGTTTATTCTGACATTTTTTCTCCCTTTCAGGTTTCTTGGTGCTGCCAAACTGGGAGACACCATCCTGATGGAGGCACGAATCACCCGTGCTGGACGCACAGTGGCCTTTGCTGAAATGGACATTCTCGACAAGACCACCAAGAAGATATTGGTTCAAGGGACACAGACTGCACTAGTCGTTCCCCAAGAGTAGCAGTGTCGACAGTATTGGTACGAAACAAGCTTCACCTAGTGTGATGTTGCATTCTGGACAATTTACCAATTCTATGATGAGTATTGCCATGTACTAGTTACCTGTTTCTTATATGCTGTGAATGTGGAGTGGAGTACAGAGGAAAAGTTAGCCTGGGTGTTTAGTTACTGCTGCTTTTGTCATAGATTGTTGAAGTCCATCAAGTCCAAGTCAACAATACTGTTGCAGAATGGCGGGGAGTGATTTCAGTTATGCTAGTACattacgagttttttttttttttttcatttctaaaaTGGCCGAATCTACTTATAGTGGGACTTAGAAAAACACAATAGTTTAATGGTACTGACAATATAGTGATGCCAGTTTCAACAATATTTTGACACTGCATTCATCTGACCAGAGCACCTCAAACCTGTGTTGCAGTTAAAATGTAAATGTAAACTGCTACAGTACACTAGTTGGTATGCAGGAGTAAATGTTGGATTT includes the following:
- the LOC119372107 gene encoding putative esterase PA0474, which gives rise to MQRAINAIAFFKDLPYCQSFIHKVKLISCKDQVAQFELQLEKPHCNLNNSLHGGMATVLIDLYTCALLKTAYEKNVLFSTTELKARFLGAAKLGDTILMEARITRAGRTVAFAEMDILDKTTKKILVQGTQTALVVPQE